In Bacillus thermozeamaize, one DNA window encodes the following:
- a CDS encoding beta-ketoacyl-[acyl-carrier-protein] synthase II produces the protein MEGRRVVITGLGLITPLGNTVEQFWSNLLAGKSGIDRIQAFDVSDYPTQIAAEVRDFDPLEVLDRKEARHMDRFTQFAVVAAQKAVEDAGLKIEEEDPDEVGVYIGSGIGGIATFEEQHRVLLERGPRRVSPHFIPMMIANMASGQVSIRFGVRGPNSAPVTACASSSHAIGDAMRLIQRGEAEVMIAGGSEATITPLALASFCSARAMSTRNDDPARASRPFDKERDGFVMGEGAGILILESLEHAQRRGARIYAELVGYGMSGDAYHVTAPHPEAEGASLSMKRALKDAGMRPEEIDYINAHGTSTPMNDKTETLAIKKVFGEHAYQLAISSTKSMTGHLLGAAGAVEAISCALALREQVIPPTINYEVPDPECDLDYVPNQARPAEIQTAMSNSFGFGGHNATIILKRWSE, from the coding sequence ATGGAAGGCAGACGGGTTGTGATTACCGGCCTGGGATTGATCACTCCCTTGGGAAATACCGTAGAGCAATTCTGGTCCAATCTCCTGGCCGGAAAATCAGGTATTGACCGGATTCAGGCGTTTGATGTCAGTGACTACCCGACGCAAATCGCGGCCGAGGTGCGCGATTTCGATCCGTTGGAAGTATTGGACCGGAAAGAGGCCAGGCACATGGACCGTTTTACGCAATTTGCCGTTGTTGCGGCGCAAAAGGCCGTCGAGGATGCCGGGTTAAAGATTGAGGAAGAGGATCCGGATGAAGTGGGCGTTTACATCGGTTCCGGAATCGGCGGAATCGCCACCTTTGAGGAACAGCATCGCGTGTTGTTGGAACGGGGACCGAGACGCGTGAGTCCGCATTTTATCCCGATGATGATCGCAAACATGGCTTCCGGTCAGGTTTCGATCCGCTTTGGCGTGCGTGGGCCGAACAGTGCGCCGGTCACTGCCTGTGCCAGCAGTTCGCATGCGATCGGTGACGCGATGCGGCTGATTCAGCGCGGTGAGGCGGAAGTGATGATTGCGGGCGGTTCGGAGGCGACCATCACTCCGCTGGCGCTGGCTTCCTTTTGTTCCGCAAGAGCGATGAGCACCCGCAATGACGACCCGGCACGGGCCAGCCGCCCGTTTGACAAGGAACGGGACGGGTTTGTCATGGGGGAGGGCGCCGGCATTCTCATTCTGGAATCGCTGGAACACGCACAGCGCAGGGGGGCCAGAATCTACGCGGAATTGGTCGGTTACGGGATGTCCGGAGACGCCTATCACGTCACCGCCCCGCATCCGGAAGCGGAAGGCGCGAGCCTGTCGATGAAGCGGGCATTGAAAGATGCCGGGATGCGTCCGGAAGAGATCGACTACATCAACGCGCACGGCACGTCGACACCGATGAACGATAAAACGGAAACCCTGGCCATCAAGAAAGTGTTTGGTGAACATGCCTATCAGTTGGCCATCAGTTCCACCAAGTCGATGACCGGCCATTTGCTCGGGGCAGCGGGAGCTGTTGAGGCGATTTCCTGTGCCCTGGCGTTGCGCGAGCAGGTGATCCCGCCGACAATCAATTACGAAGTGCCGGATCCGGAATGTGATTTGGATTATGTGCCCAATCAGGCGCGGCCGGCCGAGATTCAGACGGCCATGTCCAACTCCTTCGGATTTGGCGGCCATAACGCCACGATTATCCTCAAGCGGTGGTCGGAGTAG
- a CDS encoding ribonuclease III, with protein MVILKSLEPLENSLGIQFRDQNLLRQALTHSSYVNEMRSRGKEIPDNERLEFLGDAVLELSVSEFLYRNFTQMSEGEMTKLRAAIVCESTLVSLAESLRFGDYILLGKGEEMTGGRARPSVLADAFEAFIGALYLDQGYEAVVSVLARLIFPRVLNGEFFQLNDFKSRLQEEIQRRNLGTLRYTIVEERGPAHHREFVSEVFLGHRLMGVGQGRSKKEAEQHAAAQALEKLAKENRIIATETGDGTT; from the coding sequence GTGGTGATTCTGAAGTCGCTTGAGCCATTAGAAAATAGCTTGGGAATCCAATTCCGTGACCAGAACTTGCTCCGTCAGGCTTTGACGCACTCCTCCTATGTCAATGAGATGCGTTCCCGCGGGAAGGAGATTCCAGATAACGAGCGGCTGGAATTTCTTGGCGATGCCGTTTTGGAACTGTCTGTTTCGGAATTCCTTTACCGCAACTTCACTCAGATGAGCGAGGGTGAAATGACCAAACTGCGCGCGGCGATCGTCTGTGAATCCACACTGGTCTCATTGGCCGAATCGCTTCGCTTTGGCGATTATATTCTTCTGGGAAAAGGGGAGGAGATGACGGGAGGCCGGGCGCGCCCCTCCGTATTAGCAGATGCGTTTGAAGCCTTTATCGGCGCCCTCTATCTGGATCAGGGATATGAAGCTGTGGTCTCTGTACTGGCGCGCCTCATCTTTCCGCGCGTTTTGAACGGGGAATTTTTCCAGCTCAACGACTTTAAAAGCCGGCTGCAGGAAGAGATCCAGCGGCGAAATCTCGGTACACTTAGATATACAATCGTCGAAGAACGCGGGCCGGCTCATCACCGTGAATTTGTTTCGGAAGTGTTCCTGGGCCACAGGTTGATGGGCGTCGGGCAGGGACGCTCCAAAAAAGAAGCGGAACAACATGCGGCGGCCCAGGCGTTGGAAAAGCTTGCCAAAGAAAACCGCATCATTGCGACTGAAACGGGGGATGGAACAACCTAG
- a CDS encoding chromosome segregation protein SMC: MNLKRIEIYGFKSFAQATELEISPGITAVVGPNGSGKSNIADAIRWVLGEQSTKALRGSKMEDVIFAGSQTRKPLNYSEVSLTLDNQDQTLPLDFAEVTITRRLYRTGESQYFINREPCRLKDIHDLLMDTGLGKEAYSIIGQGRIDEILSNKPEDRRGIFEETAGIVRYRVRRREAEKHLAETEQNLQRIRDVLHELDRQLVPLKQQAEVAKQYKQYREQLEKLEVSLYLSQIQQAHDEWQAAQQAMQALRQKMEEKRRQAEEEETNLAFWRKRLEQVERGIEQLHHDQLHASGELEKLEGLREVLRERQRQLTAQKQQTLQDREKVEQQLLLLSQRLAQHRHMCQQKEEELSAALRKLRDLEERLRGANQEWADRKEQVERLKNEYFDQSNHLSTLRNEERHLKNTLEASAQRRGRLKRELDELKVHLQQLESERQRLLEEEQALQAELTQNQLTFARNREQEERLQEAADESRRLLEQLQYRESQLRSRHEVLHEMQQEFAGYGQGVKAILQARDKGVITGVHGAVAELIRVPQELEAAIEAALGGALQHLIVENEATGRRCIAFLKERRAGRATFLPLDVVGKHRPDSGRELHLSKEMPGLIGVAAHLVQTESRYQPLLRSLLGQVLVARDLESANKIARETGYRVRVVTLEGDLVHTGGSMTGGSNPARKTSLLGRQRELEELRGKLADLAGQQRQIKQQLERLLVEQNDLKQERLALEEAQTDLVRRLQRLELARERNEGEKKRCQERLDLLQEEMQLLAQEERQTLQRLKELEQQISACSEQSSGIRQQIETLQGVEQQWLSEMENMNLDVTNLRAEVARLEQQRQHLEEQLREWTAQEAAHKQELDNLALRIQQLEQAMSETELEANQAGQAREEWSERIRSIQNELAQFREEKRRHDQSLREAENRSKLEKAQLQQVEEEYHQLEVKTNRLEVRLDHLLTSLSRDYGIGYEWAKAHFSLPEDTAAVEKEVARLKNEIQRLGEVNLGAIDEYERIFERHAFLTRQQEDLLTAKKTLHEAIQEMDAKIASRFQSTFQTIRTHFQELFVEMFGGGKADLLLTEPDDLLNTGVDILVQPPGKRMQNLNLLSGGERALTAIVLLFAMLRTRPVPFCILDEVDAALDESNVSRFAQQLRHFSRESQFLVITHRQGTMEEADVLYGVAMQEAGVSEVFSLSLSEAAAAQVAAGQDREMQRGS, from the coding sequence GTGAACCTGAAACGGATCGAAATTTACGGATTTAAATCGTTCGCCCAAGCCACCGAACTGGAAATTTCGCCGGGGATCACAGCGGTCGTGGGACCAAACGGCAGCGGCAAAAGCAACATCGCCGATGCCATTCGCTGGGTGTTGGGGGAACAGAGCACAAAAGCGTTGCGCGGCTCGAAAATGGAGGATGTGATTTTTGCGGGAAGCCAGACGCGCAAGCCGCTGAATTACAGCGAAGTTTCCCTGACCCTTGATAATCAGGATCAGACATTGCCGCTGGATTTTGCAGAGGTGACCATTACACGGCGATTGTACCGAACCGGCGAGAGTCAGTACTTTATCAATCGCGAGCCATGCCGGTTGAAAGACATTCACGATTTGTTGATGGATACCGGTCTGGGCAAAGAGGCCTACTCGATTATCGGTCAAGGACGGATTGACGAGATCCTGAGCAACAAACCAGAGGACAGAAGAGGGATCTTCGAAGAGACGGCTGGTATCGTTCGCTATCGGGTACGGCGGCGGGAAGCGGAAAAGCATCTGGCCGAAACAGAGCAAAACCTGCAACGGATTCGCGACGTGCTGCACGAGCTGGATCGCCAGCTGGTTCCCCTGAAGCAGCAAGCGGAGGTTGCCAAACAATACAAACAATACCGCGAGCAGCTGGAAAAGCTCGAGGTTTCCCTGTACCTGTCGCAAATTCAGCAGGCTCACGACGAATGGCAGGCTGCCCAGCAGGCCATGCAGGCGTTGCGACAAAAAATGGAAGAAAAGCGTCGGCAAGCGGAAGAGGAAGAGACCAACCTGGCCTTTTGGCGAAAGCGGCTGGAGCAGGTGGAACGTGGCATTGAACAACTGCACCATGATCAGTTGCACGCGAGCGGAGAACTGGAAAAGCTGGAGGGACTGCGGGAGGTATTGCGGGAAAGGCAGCGTCAGCTGACTGCCCAAAAACAGCAAACGCTCCAGGATCGGGAGAAAGTGGAGCAGCAACTGCTTCTGCTCAGCCAGCGCCTCGCCCAACACCGCCACATGTGTCAGCAGAAAGAGGAAGAATTATCAGCCGCCTTGCGCAAGCTGCGTGATCTGGAAGAGCGGCTCCGGGGCGCCAATCAGGAATGGGCCGACCGGAAAGAACAGGTGGAACGGTTGAAAAATGAGTATTTTGATCAATCCAATCACTTGTCGACCTTGCGGAACGAGGAACGCCATCTGAAAAACACCCTGGAAGCTTCCGCGCAGCGGAGAGGGCGGCTGAAGCGTGAACTGGACGAGCTCAAGGTTCATCTGCAGCAACTGGAGTCGGAAAGACAGAGGCTGTTGGAAGAAGAGCAGGCATTGCAGGCCGAGTTAACACAAAATCAGCTCACATTTGCGCGGAACCGGGAACAAGAGGAACGCTTGCAAGAGGCGGCGGATGAGAGCAGGAGACTCCTGGAACAGTTGCAGTACAGGGAATCGCAGTTGCGCTCCAGGCATGAGGTGCTGCACGAAATGCAGCAGGAATTTGCCGGGTACGGACAGGGCGTGAAGGCGATTTTACAGGCACGGGACAAAGGCGTGATCACCGGCGTACACGGTGCCGTCGCCGAACTGATTCGTGTCCCGCAGGAGCTGGAAGCCGCGATTGAAGCGGCTCTGGGAGGCGCATTGCAACACCTGATCGTGGAGAACGAGGCCACCGGGCGGCGTTGCATCGCCTTTCTCAAGGAGAGGCGGGCAGGACGGGCCACATTCCTGCCGCTGGATGTCGTCGGCAAGCACCGGCCTGACAGCGGCAGGGAACTTCACCTTTCCAAGGAGATGCCCGGATTGATAGGGGTGGCCGCCCATCTGGTTCAAACGGAAAGCCGGTATCAGCCGTTGTTGCGCTCCCTTCTGGGGCAGGTATTGGTTGCCCGTGATTTGGAATCGGCCAACAAAATTGCCCGTGAGACAGGATACCGGGTCCGGGTCGTCACATTGGAAGGCGACCTGGTGCATACAGGGGGTTCGATGACGGGCGGAAGCAATCCTGCCCGGAAGACCTCATTGCTCGGCCGGCAGCGTGAACTGGAAGAACTGCGGGGAAAACTGGCAGACCTGGCCGGGCAGCAGCGGCAGATCAAGCAACAGCTGGAACGGCTCCTTGTGGAACAAAACGATCTGAAGCAAGAACGCCTTGCGCTGGAAGAAGCGCAGACGGATCTGGTTCGCCGGCTTCAGCGGTTGGAACTGGCACGGGAGCGCAATGAAGGGGAAAAGAAGCGGTGCCAGGAACGGCTTGACCTCCTGCAGGAGGAAATGCAACTTCTTGCCCAGGAAGAACGGCAGACCCTTCAGCGGTTAAAGGAGCTGGAGCAACAGATTTCGGCCTGCAGCGAACAGTCATCCGGCATCCGTCAACAGATCGAAACGTTGCAAGGCGTGGAGCAACAGTGGTTATCCGAGATGGAAAACATGAACCTGGATGTGACCAACTTGCGCGCCGAAGTGGCCAGACTGGAACAACAGCGCCAGCACCTGGAAGAACAGCTTCGTGAATGGACCGCCCAAGAAGCGGCGCACAAACAGGAGCTGGACAATTTGGCCCTGCGCATCCAACAGCTGGAGCAAGCGATGAGCGAAACCGAACTGGAAGCGAACCAGGCTGGACAAGCCAGGGAAGAATGGTCCGAGCGGATCCGTTCTATCCAGAATGAATTGGCGCAGTTCCGGGAGGAAAAGAGGCGTCATGACCAATCTCTCCGGGAAGCGGAGAACCGGTCAAAGCTGGAGAAAGCGCAATTGCAGCAGGTAGAGGAGGAATACCATCAGCTGGAGGTCAAGACGAACCGCCTGGAGGTTCGCCTGGATCATTTGCTGACTTCGCTCTCACGGGATTACGGGATCGGGTACGAATGGGCAAAGGCGCATTTTTCGTTGCCTGAGGATACAGCAGCTGTGGAAAAAGAGGTGGCCCGGCTGAAAAACGAGATCCAGCGTCTTGGAGAGGTCAACCTGGGAGCCATTGACGAGTATGAGCGGATTTTTGAGCGGCATGCCTTTTTGACCCGACAGCAGGAGGATCTTCTCACCGCCAAGAAGACGCTTCATGAGGCGATTCAGGAGATGGACGCGAAAATCGCCTCCCGTTTCCAATCTACGTTTCAGACGATCCGGACGCACTTTCAGGAGCTGTTTGTCGAGATGTTTGGCGGCGGGAAAGCGGATCTTCTCTTGACCGAACCTGACGATCTGTTGAATACCGGTGTGGACATTCTCGTCCAACCTCCGGGCAAGCGGATGCAAAACCTGAATTTGCTGTCGGGAGGAGAGCGCGCCCTGACGGCCATTGTGCTGCTGTTTGCCATGTTGCGGACCAGGCCGGTCCCGTTTTGTATCCTGGACGAGGTGGATGCGGCGTTGGACGAATCCAATGTTTCCCGGTTTGCGCAGCAGCTGCGGCACTTCTCCCGCGAATCGCAATTTCTGGTGATTACCCATCGGCAAGGCACCATGGAAGAGGCGGACGTGTTATATGGCGTGGCGATGCAAGAAGCAGGGGTGTCGGAGGTCTTTTCGTTGTCGTTGTCAGAAGCGGCGGCAGCTCAAGTGGCGGCCGGGCAAGATCGGGAAATGCAAAGAGGCAGTTGA
- a CDS encoding signal recognition particle-docking protein FtsY has translation MSFFKKIADKFKEGLTKSRETVMGKMGQLFLRGKIDETFYEELEEILIASDIGVPTTMQLMDELREEVKRRKIKQAEELAPLLSEKLLELMKDEDGETELRLNPDGLSVILFVGVNGVGKTTTIGKLAYQLKNQGKKVLLAAGDTFRAGAIEQLQTWGQRLGVDVIHHQAGADPAAVVYDALSAARSRKADVLLCDTAGRLHNNINLMQELSKIHRVIRREMPEAPHEVLLVLDATTGQNALNQAKLFRQAVDVSGIILTKLDGTAKGGIVVAIRRELDIPVKFVGLGEKPEDLQAFDAEAFVRAMFPAAERQG, from the coding sequence TTGAGCTTTTTTAAGAAGATTGCGGACAAATTCAAGGAAGGTTTGACCAAATCCCGCGAGACAGTCATGGGAAAAATGGGTCAGTTGTTTCTCCGCGGAAAGATTGACGAAACGTTTTATGAAGAACTGGAGGAGATCCTGATCGCTTCTGACATTGGCGTACCCACCACGATGCAGCTGATGGATGAACTCCGGGAGGAGGTCAAACGGCGCAAGATCAAGCAGGCGGAGGAGCTGGCGCCGCTGTTGTCCGAAAAATTGCTGGAGCTGATGAAAGACGAGGATGGCGAGACAGAACTTCGCTTAAACCCGGATGGGCTGAGCGTGATTCTGTTTGTCGGGGTCAACGGCGTCGGCAAGACGACCACGATCGGCAAGCTGGCATACCAGTTGAAAAATCAGGGTAAAAAGGTGCTGCTCGCTGCCGGGGACACCTTCCGCGCCGGCGCGATCGAACAACTGCAAACCTGGGGACAGAGGCTGGGCGTGGATGTCATCCACCACCAGGCTGGCGCCGATCCGGCGGCCGTGGTGTATGATGCCCTTTCGGCCGCGCGTTCGCGCAAGGCGGATGTCCTGCTCTGTGATACGGCCGGGCGCCTGCACAATAACATCAATTTGATGCAGGAGTTGAGCAAGATCCACCGCGTGATCCGCAGGGAGATGCCGGAAGCGCCCCATGAAGTGTTGCTGGTACTGGATGCCACAACGGGTCAGAATGCGTTGAACCAGGCCAAGCTATTCCGCCAGGCCGTTGACGTCTCCGGGATCATCCTGACCAAGTTGGATGGCACCGCAAAAGGTGGGATTGTCGTGGCAATCCGGCGGGAGCTGGACATCCCCGTGAAATTTGTCGGCTTAGGGGAGAAGCCGGAAGACCTGCAAGCCTTCGACGCGGAAGCGTTCGTCCGGGCCATGTTTCCGGCTGCCGAGCGACAAGGCTGA